From one Thalassospira lucentensis genomic stretch:
- a CDS encoding superoxide dismutase family protein, translating into MFHRENICRPKSNAAAIPTATKANDARHMALATAATAALLALGAAMALVPGHARAGEEAQSSFINASGAEIGTLTVNGVPDAAILKIELRDLPPGQWVAFHIHENGECDAKGGFKSAGGHFNPTNKSHGHEFADGPHAGDMMNQYVNDKGELYAQILNNAVRFDGTGETNIHGKAVIIHAGADDYKSQPSGDAGDRIACAVIE; encoded by the coding sequence ATGTTCCATCGCGAAAACATCTGCCGCCCGAAATCAAATGCCGCCGCCATTCCCACCGCCACCAAAGCCAATGATGCCCGCCACATGGCACTGGCGACCGCCGCCACGGCGGCACTTCTCGCCCTTGGTGCGGCGATGGCGCTTGTGCCCGGCCATGCCAGGGCGGGCGAGGAAGCCCAATCAAGCTTTATCAATGCAAGTGGTGCGGAAATCGGAACGCTGACGGTCAATGGCGTGCCGGATGCCGCGATCCTGAAGATCGAGCTTCGCGACCTTCCTCCCGGGCAGTGGGTGGCGTTTCATATCCATGAAAACGGCGAATGCGATGCGAAAGGAGGCTTCAAATCCGCCGGCGGCCATTTCAACCCAACGAACAAATCCCACGGCCATGAATTTGCCGACGGCCCGCATGCAGGCGACATGATGAACCAGTATGTCAATGACAAGGGCGAACTTTACGCCCAGATTCTCAATAACGCCGTTCGCTTTGACGGCACCGGCGAAACCAACATTCACGGCAAGGCCGTCATCATCCATGCCGGTGCCGACGACTATAAATCCCAGCCCTCAGGCGATGCCGGGGACCGGATTGCTTGTGCGGTGATTGAGTGA
- a CDS encoding metallophosphoesterase — protein sequence MKALIVSDIHALSMDIRESAGGYSGGQGSDFYIENRHPSRNPIISIVDCLKDKDLNIDALVCLGDLAHQAKKLPLITVWSDLHFVAEELGIPHVISVTGNHDIDSRADNIRAAENRLEYLSQIKPEFPSSNQEFNDHYYRNGVSALEIGDCLLIALDTCRLHGLGTDRADEIFSVGHLTDGMISAVLDIIAQTNLNHILIAMHHHPQKIDEITDPTYDQIPSGPVFLERLANCGKQCVVLHGHKHLGALKRFVTGQNPPYILSASSLAALPYRRLERFHTNQFHILDFHTHEQGSPSGVVYSWEWGEVAWQVSGRDAMPHTRRFGVEPDVGQVARDLLSLNAVGFRSLEDLTQTAVGVEYLSVKQMDEVNCLMVGGNRKLVGERGQVIGMLIQGDGS from the coding sequence ATGAAGGCCCTAATTGTCAGCGATATTCATGCGCTATCTATGGATATACGAGAGTCGGCAGGTGGATATAGTGGGGGGCAAGGGAGCGATTTTTATATTGAGAATAGGCACCCCTCAAGAAACCCGATAATATCGATAGTGGATTGTTTGAAAGACAAGGACCTAAACATAGACGCTCTTGTTTGTTTGGGTGATTTGGCTCATCAAGCCAAGAAACTTCCCTTGATTACTGTTTGGAGTGATCTTCATTTCGTCGCAGAAGAGCTTGGAATACCTCATGTAATATCTGTTACGGGAAATCACGATATAGATTCACGCGCTGATAACATCAGAGCTGCAGAAAACAGGTTGGAATATTTATCCCAAATTAAACCAGAGTTTCCGTCATCAAATCAAGAATTCAATGATCATTATTACAGGAACGGTGTCTCTGCTCTCGAGATTGGTGACTGTTTGTTGATTGCATTGGATACATGTCGACTACATGGCCTCGGGACCGATCGGGCGGATGAGATATTCAGTGTTGGTCATCTGACTGATGGTATGATTTCAGCTGTACTTGATATAATTGCGCAGACTAATTTGAATCATATTCTAATAGCTATGCATCATCATCCTCAGAAGATTGATGAGATTACTGATCCGACGTATGATCAGATTCCAAGCGGGCCGGTATTTTTAGAGAGGTTGGCAAACTGTGGAAAGCAGTGTGTTGTTTTGCATGGCCATAAACATCTAGGCGCATTGAAGCGTTTTGTGACCGGGCAAAATCCTCCCTACATTTTGTCAGCTTCAAGCTTGGCGGCGTTGCCATACAGGCGGCTTGAGCGTTTTCATACCAACCAGTTTCATATTTTAGATTTTCATACTCACGAGCAAGGTTCGCCGTCTGGGGTGGTTTATTCATGGGAATGGGGGGAGGTCGCATGGCAGGTGAGTGGAAGGGATGCTATGCCGCATACTCGACGATTTGGTGTGGAGCCAGATGTCGGGCAAGTGGCGCGAGATTTGCTTTCTCTAAATGCAGTTGGATTTAGGAGCTTGGAGGATCTGACCCAGACGGCTGTGGGGGTTGAATACTTATCTGTTAAGCAAATGGATGAAGTTAACTGTTTGATGGTAGGCGGAAATCGTAAACTAGTTGGAGAAAGAGGGCAGGTGATCGGTATGCTGATTCAAGGAGACGGATCATGA
- a CDS encoding glycosyltransferase produces MTQDDAITVITTVRNGDAFLDRYFANLSDILRPQDCAVIVDDGSTNRVILPDGLKQAQLIRTNPIGRGAALNLAISHATTNLIAIQDIDDFSHPDRLSIQTGILRAHPHVLAFTAGQKIQAQAKTCRNQWREIPAARLYRSNPLHHSSLAFHRDIWQQAGGYDPDLPCCIDLDFYLRAAQHGETTIWRLDLPLITRNTDPATRHFASIQTTIHRDTLRHVLARHRKGIAPPIWMRLFDLKRALGIGI; encoded by the coding sequence ATGACCCAGGATGATGCGATCACCGTGATCACCACGGTTCGAAATGGCGATGCCTTTCTGGATCGCTATTTTGCCAATCTATCGGATATTCTGCGCCCGCAGGACTGTGCGGTAATCGTTGACGACGGATCGACCAATCGCGTCATACTTCCCGATGGATTAAAGCAGGCCCAACTTATCCGAACCAACCCGATTGGCAGGGGCGCTGCGCTCAATCTCGCCATTTCACATGCCACGACCAACCTGATCGCCATTCAGGATATCGACGATTTTTCCCATCCCGACCGACTGTCGATACAAACCGGCATTTTACGTGCCCATCCGCACGTACTCGCCTTCACAGCCGGACAGAAAATACAGGCACAGGCAAAAACTTGCCGCAATCAATGGCGCGAAATACCCGCAGCACGGCTTTATCGCAGCAATCCGCTGCACCATTCATCTCTGGCTTTCCATCGCGATATCTGGCAACAGGCGGGCGGATACGATCCGGACTTGCCATGTTGCATTGATCTTGATTTTTACCTGCGGGCTGCCCAGCATGGCGAGACTACAATCTGGCGGTTGGATCTTCCATTGATCACGCGAAATACCGATCCCGCAACCCGCCACTTTGCATCCATCCAAACTACAATCCATCGCGATACATTGCGTCATGTTCTGGCCCGCCATCGCAAAGGCATAGCCCCACCGATCTGGATGCGCCTCTTTGATCTCAAACGCGCATTGGGGATCGGCATATGA
- a CDS encoding DUF5610 domain-containing protein, whose product MDITIGGLTSQAANGSSRSAQSYLPGNDDSKSGSNNSIASSFASATSVSLSSQSANLLSADQIVSAINESLSSTGLSIQGVDPSDYTPEAVADRILARVGDLIAANAGSEEEAREIFDQASEGIAKGLEQAREFLEGLGALNDTINGNINETEDRLNEGLKSIEARLTELFENSTAKEAADTTPERDEQVLQSQVTQTAQASQAYAEAGSNAQRNAPRYGTSAI is encoded by the coding sequence ATGGATATCACCATCGGCGGACTGACATCGCAGGCAGCAAACGGCTCCAGCCGCAGCGCGCAGTCTTACCTGCCCGGTAATGACGACTCGAAATCCGGGTCGAACAATTCTATTGCCTCCTCTTTTGCCAGTGCGACCTCGGTTTCGCTTTCTTCACAGTCAGCCAATCTTCTGTCGGCCGATCAGATCGTTTCGGCAATCAATGAAAGCCTGTCTTCGACCGGCCTTTCGATCCAGGGTGTCGATCCGTCCGATTACACGCCCGAAGCGGTGGCTGATCGTATCCTTGCCCGTGTCGGCGATCTGATCGCCGCCAATGCCGGAAGCGAGGAAGAAGCCCGCGAGATTTTTGATCAGGCCAGCGAAGGCATTGCCAAGGGACTTGAACAGGCCCGCGAATTCCTTGAAGGGCTTGGCGCGCTTAATGACACGATCAATGGCAATATCAACGAAACCGAAGATCGTCTGAACGAGGGGCTGAAATCCATCGAAGCCCGCCTGACCGAACTGTTTGAAAACAGCACGGCCAAGGAAGCAGCCGATACAACGCCAGAACGTGATGAACAGGTCCTTCAGTCGCAGGTCACCCAGACCGCGCAGGCAAGTCAGGCCTATGCCGAGGCCGGCAGCAATGCACAGCGTAACGCCCCGCGTTACGGCACGTCCGCCATCTGA
- a CDS encoding class I SAM-dependent methyltransferase → MTWHHLSSDWLNWADQLAPAAQKINRHLIAALDLPTLARAADGQGLAVLDLASGVGEPAFGIARMLAGEDDSGLHGQVIASDIVPGMCAGLVERAGAEGIGNLSVVAADMEKLPFGAGTMDAISCRFGVMFCRDPDAALHEASRVLRAGGRASFMLWAPLVDNPLFAAMDGVLGNMLGTGFADAGLDLFGFADPASATARMVRGGFGDVAITTHNPAGRIPERATFWKPQMEMLFGPQLRAATDAERGAIDAAMFEALRPYVADGHFQVPICFHVLAGVKG, encoded by the coding sequence ATGACGTGGCACCACCTTTCCTCAGACTGGCTGAACTGGGCTGATCAACTCGCCCCCGCAGCACAGAAGATCAACCGGCATCTGATCGCAGCACTCGATCTGCCGACTTTGGCACGGGCCGCCGATGGGCAAGGATTGGCCGTGCTTGATCTCGCGTCCGGGGTCGGGGAACCGGCATTCGGAATTGCGCGGATGCTGGCTGGTGAGGATGATTCAGGCCTGCACGGCCAAGTGATCGCATCCGACATCGTGCCGGGCATGTGTGCCGGGTTGGTGGAACGCGCCGGGGCGGAGGGGATTGGCAATCTGTCGGTGGTTGCGGCCGACATGGAAAAGCTGCCCTTTGGGGCGGGCACGATGGATGCGATTTCGTGCCGGTTTGGTGTGATGTTTTGCCGTGATCCCGATGCCGCCCTTCATGAGGCCAGCCGGGTCTTGCGCGCTGGTGGCCGGGCGAGCTTCATGCTGTGGGCGCCGCTGGTCGATAATCCGTTATTTGCCGCCATGGATGGGGTTCTGGGCAATATGCTGGGCACCGGGTTTGCCGATGCGGGGCTTGACCTGTTTGGCTTTGCCGATCCGGCGTCGGCGACTGCGCGCATGGTGCGGGGCGGGTTTGGCGATGTTGCCATCACCACCCATAATCCCGCCGGGCGCATCCCGGAACGCGCGACATTCTGGAAGCCGCAGATGGAAATGCTGTTTGGGCCGCAACTACGTGCCGCCACGGATGCGGAACGCGGGGCGATTGATGCCGCGATGTTCGAAGCACTCCGTCCTTATGTAGCGGACGGGCATTTTCAGGTTCCGATTTGTTTTCATGTACTTGCCGGGGTGAAGGGGTAA
- a CDS encoding Dam family site-specific DNA-(adenine-N6)-methyltransferase: protein MQLLKWAGSKMGSAREIMPYLDFDRPYYEPFCGSASFFLKSNPPAAILNDYNPALISFYANIRVNPKKVWDVYNDINIGEEDYYKVRDEFNILSCGIVKAGFFLYLNHYCFNGIYRTNKKGNFNTPFGAKLKIKKKISFEDVLFFSNKLRMAKLFSLDFEDFLRNSSPSGSTIYMDPPYFTKDARVFSEYGNKEFGGEDLERLRDVAVWCSKRENRVVISYRDCSEFRGLFSNWIVGSVNVRRNVGGFVGRRKKDNELIAVLGGRV from the coding sequence ATGCAGTTGTTGAAGTGGGCGGGGAGCAAAATGGGGTCCGCTCGGGAAATTATGCCCTATCTTGATTTTGATCGTCCTTACTATGAACCATTCTGTGGTTCTGCATCATTTTTTTTAAAGTCGAATCCTCCTGCCGCAATACTAAATGATTACAATCCCGCTCTTATTTCTTTTTATGCGAATATTAGGGTTAACCCTAAAAAAGTTTGGGATGTGTATAATGATATAAATATAGGTGAAGAAGATTATTATAAAGTAAGGGACGAGTTTAATATTTTATCATGCGGGATTGTGAAGGCTGGATTTTTTCTATATTTGAATCATTATTGTTTTAATGGCATATATAGAACTAACAAAAAAGGTAATTTCAATACTCCATTTGGGGCTAAGTTGAAAATTAAAAAGAAAATATCATTTGAAGATGTTTTGTTTTTTTCAAATAAGCTCAGAATGGCTAAATTGTTTAGTTTAGATTTCGAAGATTTTTTAAGGAATTCTTCCCCTTCTGGTTCTACGATTTATATGGACCCGCCATACTTTACAAAAGACGCAAGAGTTTTTAGTGAGTATGGAAATAAAGAATTCGGCGGGGAAGATTTGGAGAGGTTGCGTGATGTCGCCGTGTGGTGCTCGAAACGAGAAAATCGAGTTGTAATTTCATATAGAGACTGTTCGGAATTTCGCGGCCTATTTTCCAATTGGATAGTTGGAAGTGTCAATGTTCGTAGAAATGTTGGCGGTTTTGTCGGGCGACGTAAAAAAGATAATGAGCTTATCGCTGTGTTAGGGGGGAGGGTATGA
- a CDS encoding nucleotide sugar dehydrogenase: MSHGRKISVIGLGYVGLPVAVAFGTEIGRTVAFDINKSRIAQLKAGHDATGEVDDHELAAADLLLSDNPEDLRQADFHIVTVPTPIDRSNRPDLSPLRSASKTVGSILKKGDIVVYESTVYPGATEEECVPILEKLSGLKAGIDFTVGYSPERINPGDREHRFTTITKVVSGQTPETLEIVAAVYGSVVKAGIHRAPTIKAAEAAKVIENTQRDLNIALMNELSLIFDRAGIDTRDVLDAAGTKWNFLRFTPGLVGGHCIGVDPYYLTHKSEELGYYPQVVLAGRRVNDGMGEVVANKVIRALLREGATKNPTVTVLGLTFKEDVPDIRNTRVIDIIRSLEEAGINVQVHDHHADAEEVEHEFDGLKLCGDGDLKPADAVVLAVSHREYVAKGWPLVQALLKDGKGFVADVRAILPRDEVPTGIDLWRL, translated from the coding sequence ATGAGCCACGGGCGCAAGATTTCAGTGATCGGTTTGGGATATGTCGGTTTGCCGGTGGCGGTAGCCTTCGGGACCGAGATTGGCCGGACGGTTGCATTTGATATCAACAAGTCTCGCATTGCGCAGCTTAAGGCAGGGCATGACGCAACAGGCGAGGTTGATGATCATGAACTGGCAGCTGCCGATTTGTTGCTGAGTGATAATCCCGAAGATTTGCGTCAGGCTGATTTTCATATCGTGACCGTACCGACCCCGATTGACAGATCGAACCGCCCTGACCTGTCGCCGTTGCGATCTGCATCGAAAACCGTTGGTTCGATCCTGAAAAAGGGCGACATCGTTGTTTATGAAAGTACGGTTTATCCTGGGGCGACCGAGGAAGAATGCGTGCCGATCCTGGAGAAGCTTTCGGGGTTGAAGGCGGGGATCGATTTCACGGTGGGCTATTCGCCCGAACGTATCAATCCGGGTGACCGCGAACACCGCTTTACCACCATCACCAAGGTTGTATCCGGACAGACGCCAGAAACGCTTGAGATCGTTGCTGCCGTTTATGGCTCTGTCGTCAAGGCCGGTATTCACAGGGCACCGACCATCAAGGCCGCCGAAGCCGCCAAGGTGATTGAAAATACCCAGCGCGATCTGAATATCGCGTTGATGAACGAACTTTCGCTGATCTTTGATCGGGCGGGGATTGATACCCGTGACGTGCTGGATGCTGCCGGGACCAAATGGAATTTTCTGCGCTTTACGCCGGGTCTTGTCGGCGGGCATTGCATTGGGGTTGATCCCTATTACCTGACCCATAAGTCCGAGGAACTTGGCTATTATCCGCAGGTGGTTCTGGCTGGCCGCCGGGTGAATGACGGCATGGGCGAGGTTGTTGCCAACAAGGTGATCCGCGCGTTACTTCGCGAAGGTGCGACCAAGAACCCAACCGTTACGGTTCTTGGCCTGACCTTCAAGGAAGATGTGCCCGATATCCGCAATACGCGTGTGATCGATATCATCCGTTCGCTTGAAGAAGCAGGGATTAATGTTCAGGTCCATGATCATCATGCCGATGCCGAGGAAGTCGAGCATGAATTCGATGGTCTGAAACTGTGTGGTGATGGCGACTTGAAACCCGCTGATGCCGTCGTGCTAGCGGTGTCGCATCGTGAATATGTTGCCAAGGGTTGGCCGCTGGTGCAGGCGCTTTTGAAGGATGGCAAGGGCTTTGTTGCTGATGTGCGCGCCATCCTGCCGCGTGACGAGGTGCCCACGGGCATCGACCTTTGGCGTTTGTAA
- a CDS encoding leucine--tRNA ligase produces the protein MANYQESAREFEKRWQDYWRENDTYRTPNPGDADFDAAKKKKVILDMFPYPSGVGLHIGHPLGYIATDVKARFERMRGFNVLHSMGFDAFGLPAEQFAIQTGQHPRITTEANIENMLRQLQVIGLGHDPHRRFASTDVDYYKWTQWIFLQLFNSFYDPTVEWKGPQGQTITGRARPIAELRGLLESGEWLLDEDGVPQPKSVIGEGTKAEGKEIDRAIDRGRLAYVDEVPVNWCPMLGTVLSNEEVTNEGKSERGDYPVYKRPLKQWMLRITDYADRLVADLEGLDWPNGVVEMQKGWIGRSVGARVNFQVALADGGKDKIAVYTTRPDTIFGATYMVLAPEHPLVDALTTADQKDAVAAYRAEVKLAGPVSSKDEANREKTGVFIGAYATNPANGQQIPVWIADYVLMGYGTGAIMAVPAGDQRDFEFAHKFGLPIVATTKPSESWLRANAPADAVDLDDAALLALYKTAPGDFKVAQTDIGDTINSANDEISLNGLSTPDAKEKIIEWLEAKNIGRGRVQYKLRDWLFSRQRYWGEPFPVLFDQETGQVHGVAEAALPVVLPEMTDFKPQSNEDPNSEPEPPLARAKEWMEVTGIVLADGSVLPVDAVVGSTHSHAGADYEVRSFRRDANSMPNWAGSCWYYLRYFDAKNDQAFASDAAAAYWANTTDDNGNAKPGAVDLYVGGAEHAVLHLLYSRFWHKVLFDLGYVATPEPFQKLFNQGMITADAYTDARGVYVDIHDVEMRDVDGKKQPFNAKTDEKLITVPGKMGKRYKNGIPPEEICDQYTIDTFRTYEMYMGPLDSSKPWQSDAIVGMMRFLSNVWKVATQMERTSDVDGKIETLLHKTIAKVTNDIAELRLNTAIAALIELTNAMTRQNAVHDDHVRALALMVAPFAPHLGEELMSRMAEAEFGTRKSVIKFDWPVFDAEKAKDDEFEVPVQVNGKKRGSIMVAADADQATVEAMAKADENVARHLEGMQIVKVIYIAKPTPKLINIVVKG, from the coding sequence GTGGCGAACTATCAGGAAAGTGCGCGCGAATTTGAAAAGCGCTGGCAGGATTACTGGCGGGAAAACGATACCTATCGTACCCCCAATCCGGGCGATGCCGATTTCGACGCCGCCAAAAAGAAAAAAGTCATCCTTGATATGTTCCCCTATCCAAGCGGGGTTGGTCTTCATATCGGTCATCCGCTGGGTTATATCGCGACCGACGTCAAGGCACGGTTCGAACGCATGCGTGGTTTCAACGTGCTGCATTCCATGGGCTTTGATGCCTTTGGCCTGCCGGCCGAGCAGTTCGCCATCCAGACCGGACAGCATCCGCGCATCACCACCGAAGCCAATATCGAAAACATGCTGCGCCAGTTGCAGGTGATCGGCCTTGGCCATGATCCGCATCGTCGCTTTGCCTCGACCGATGTCGATTATTACAAATGGACGCAGTGGATTTTCCTTCAGCTTTTCAACAGCTTCTATGACCCGACCGTCGAATGGAAAGGCCCGCAGGGGCAGACCATCACGGGCCGTGCCCGCCCGATTGCCGAGCTTCGCGGGCTGCTTGAAAGCGGGGAATGGCTTCTGGATGAAGACGGCGTGCCGCAGCCAAAATCCGTCATTGGCGAAGGTACGAAGGCAGAAGGCAAGGAAATCGACCGCGCGATTGACCGCGGGCGTCTGGCCTATGTCGATGAGGTTCCGGTCAACTGGTGCCCGATGCTGGGTACGGTCCTGTCGAACGAGGAAGTTACCAACGAAGGCAAGTCCGAACGCGGTGATTACCCGGTTTACAAGCGCCCGCTGAAACAGTGGATGTTGCGCATTACCGATTATGCCGATCGTCTGGTTGCGGACCTTGAAGGACTGGACTGGCCCAACGGCGTTGTCGAGATGCAGAAAGGCTGGATCGGTCGTTCGGTCGGTGCGCGGGTTAATTTCCAGGTTGCCCTTGCCGATGGCGGCAAAGACAAGATCGCGGTCTATACCACGCGTCCCGATACGATTTTCGGTGCCACCTATATGGTGCTGGCTCCTGAACATCCGCTGGTTGATGCGCTCACGACGGCCGATCAGAAGGACGCGGTTGCGGCCTATCGTGCCGAGGTCAAACTGGCTGGTCCGGTATCGTCCAAGGATGAAGCCAACCGTGAAAAGACCGGCGTGTTTATCGGGGCCTATGCCACCAATCCGGCCAATGGACAGCAGATCCCGGTGTGGATTGCCGATTATGTCCTGATGGGCTATGGCACCGGAGCAATCATGGCGGTCCCAGCCGGCGATCAGCGCGATTTCGAATTTGCCCATAAATTCGGCCTGCCGATTGTCGCCACCACCAAACCGTCGGAAAGCTGGCTTCGGGCCAATGCACCGGCTGATGCGGTCGATCTTGACGATGCGGCCTTGTTGGCGCTTTACAAAACCGCCCCTGGTGATTTCAAAGTCGCACAGACCGATATCGGCGATACAATCAATTCGGCCAATGACGAGATCAGCCTGAACGGGCTCTCGACCCCGGATGCCAAGGAGAAAATCATCGAATGGCTGGAAGCCAAGAACATTGGCCGGGGCCGGGTTCAGTACAAACTGCGCGACTGGCTGTTTTCGCGTCAGCGTTATTGGGGCGAGCCGTTCCCGGTGCTGTTTGATCAGGAAACCGGACAGGTGCATGGCGTGGCCGAGGCTGCCCTGCCCGTAGTTCTGCCGGAAATGACCGATTTCAAACCGCAATCAAACGAAGACCCGAATTCGGAACCCGAACCGCCGCTGGCGCGCGCCAAGGAATGGATGGAGGTCACCGGGATCGTGCTTGCCGATGGTTCGGTCCTGCCGGTGGATGCGGTAGTGGGGTCGACACACTCCCATGCCGGTGCGGATTACGAAGTGCGTTCGTTCCGTCGTGATGCCAACTCGATGCCGAACTGGGCCGGATCGTGCTGGTATTATCTGCGCTATTTCGATGCAAAGAACGATCAGGCCTTTGCATCGGATGCGGCGGCGGCCTATTGGGCCAATACCACCGATGACAATGGCAATGCCAAGCCGGGTGCTGTCGACCTTTATGTTGGCGGCGCGGAGCATGCGGTGCTGCATCTCCTGTATTCACGCTTCTGGCACAAGGTCCTATTTGACCTTGGTTATGTTGCAACGCCTGAACCGTTCCAGAAGCTGTTCAATCAGGGCATGATCACGGCCGATGCCTATACTGACGCGCGCGGCGTTTATGTCGACATCCATGATGTTGAAATGCGCGATGTGGATGGCAAAAAGCAGCCATTCAATGCCAAGACGGATGAAAAACTGATCACCGTTCCCGGCAAAATGGGCAAGCGGTACAAAAATGGCATCCCGCCGGAAGAAATTTGCGATCAATATACGATTGATACCTTCCGGACGTACGAGATGTATATGGGGCCTCTCGACAGCTCCAAACCTTGGCAGTCCGACGCGATTGTCGGCATGATGCGTTTCCTCTCCAACGTCTGGAAGGTCGCAACCCAGATGGAACGCACAAGCGATGTTGATGGCAAAATCGAAACGCTTTTGCATAAAACCATCGCCAAGGTGACCAACGACATCGCCGAACTGCGGCTTAATACCGCAATTGCGGCATTGATCGAACTGACCAACGCCATGACCCGTCAGAATGCGGTGCATGACGATCATGTTCGTGCGCTTGCCCTGATGGTCGCGCCTTTTGCGCCGCATCTGGGCGAAGAGCTTATGAGCCGTATGGCAGAGGCCGAATTTGGCACGCGAAAATCGGTGATCAAGTTTGACTGGCCGGTATTTGATGCTGAAAAAGCCAAGGACGACGAATTTGAAGTCCCGGTTCAGGTTAATGGGAAAAAACGTGGTTCGATCATGGTGGCGGCCGATGCCGATCAGGCAACGGTCGAAGCAATGGCAAAAGCCGACGAAAATGTCGCCCGCCATCTTGAAGGCATGCAGATCGTCAAGGTGATCTATATCGCCAAACCGACCCCGAAATTGATCAATATTGTGGTCAAGGGTTAA
- a CDS encoding glycosyltransferase family 4 protein has translation MNERALTALRKTCDVTLLEMRFAKRPRDIARPTIGKLLTAFYLSLRLLFELWRKPDALYINFAPTGGAFYRDGIYVLMSKLFGVPAILHLHGQGLQARHESRFASWLQHRAFAGQTAIILGDALRHQLAGLDCQSKIIANCLPDEAFQITRSLSGDITPRLLYLSNLFRSKGIDDVLAACAILRQRNIDFALDIAGAEGDISVGDLERLIDTFGLENHCLYHGLVDAGCLAKLLSKANLFVFPTRYSNEAQPLVVLEAMAAGVPVITSSIGTLGDIVRDGETGRICQPGNPEILANRISDAFTQTKETQDMANAAQAFCRAHFSKTRFDHDLQQLIGQVVS, from the coding sequence ATGAATGAAAGGGCGCTGACCGCATTGCGGAAAACCTGTGATGTGACTCTACTTGAAATGCGTTTTGCCAAGCGCCCGCGCGACATTGCCAGACCGACAATTGGCAAACTGCTCACGGCATTTTACCTGTCGCTCAGACTGCTCTTCGAACTTTGGCGAAAACCCGATGCGCTTTACATAAATTTTGCTCCCACCGGCGGCGCGTTTTATCGCGATGGCATTTACGTCCTTATGTCGAAACTGTTTGGCGTTCCGGCGATCCTGCATCTGCATGGTCAGGGCCTGCAAGCTCGCCACGAAAGCAGATTCGCGAGCTGGCTGCAACATCGGGCCTTTGCCGGGCAAACCGCCATTATTCTTGGCGATGCCTTGCGCCACCAACTTGCAGGCCTTGATTGCCAATCAAAAATCATCGCCAACTGCCTGCCTGACGAGGCCTTCCAAATCACACGGTCACTATCCGGCGATATCACGCCACGCCTACTTTATCTGTCGAACCTGTTTCGCAGCAAAGGCATTGACGATGTGCTGGCGGCCTGCGCAATCCTCCGACAGCGCAATATCGATTTCGCACTTGATATCGCCGGGGCAGAGGGTGACATTTCAGTCGGCGACCTTGAACGATTAATCGACACTTTCGGCCTTGAAAATCATTGCCTTTATCACGGCCTGGTCGATGCCGGTTGCCTCGCAAAACTTCTGTCCAAAGCCAACCTTTTCGTGTTTCCCACCCGCTATTCAAACGAGGCCCAGCCCCTTGTCGTGCTGGAAGCCATGGCCGCAGGGGTTCCAGTCATCACCAGCAGCATCGGTACATTGGGCGATATCGTTCGAGATGGTGAAACCGGGCGTATCTGCCAACCGGGTAATCCCGAAATACTGGCGAACAGGATATCCGACGCTTTTACTCAAACAAAAGAAACACAGGATATGGCAAATGCCGCACAGGCCTTTTGCCGCGCGCATTTTAGCAAAACCCGCTTTGACCACGATTTGCAGCAACTCATCGGTCAAGTCGTTTCTTGA
- a CDS encoding MmcQ/YjbR family DNA-binding protein, whose product MTRDEFNTFCKSLPVTTHVVQWGGADVWKVGGKVFAIGGWTKGNTLGITFKVSDIAYEVLKEQPGLRPAPYLASRGMKWIQHYDVPGLDDAALRDHLQASHKIVALGLTKKKQHELDLYQD is encoded by the coding sequence ATGACCCGCGATGAATTTAACACATTTTGCAAATCTCTGCCGGTCACAACCCATGTTGTGCAATGGGGCGGTGCGGATGTCTGGAAGGTCGGCGGCAAGGTCTTTGCGATTGGCGGCTGGACCAAGGGCAATACGCTTGGCATTACCTTCAAGGTTTCCGATATCGCCTACGAGGTTTTAAAGGAACAGCCTGGCTTGCGACCTGCCCCTTACCTTGCCTCGCGCGGCATGAAATGGATTCAGCATTATGACGTGCCGGGACTTGATGACGCAGCTCTGCGCGATCATTTGCAGGCATCCCACAAAATCGTCGCCCTCGGCCTCACCAAAAAGAAGCAGCACGAGCTTGACCTTTATCAGGATTAA